A region of Arabidopsis thaliana chromosome 5, partial sequence DNA encodes the following proteins:
- the SIS gene encoding E3 ubiquitin-protein ligase RLIM-like protein (unknown protein; FUNCTIONS IN: molecular_function unknown; INVOLVED IN: biological_process unknown; LOCATED IN: chloroplast; EXPRESSED IN: 13 plant structures; EXPRESSED DURING: 6 growth stages; BEST Arabidopsis thaliana protein match is: unknown protein (TAIR:AT5G59080.1); Has 52 Blast hits to 52 proteins in 8 species: Archae - 0; Bacteria - 0; Metazoa - 0; Fungi - 0; Plants - 52; Viruses - 0; Other Eukaryotes - 0 (source: NCBI BLink).), giving the protein MEGRKKKASSSSPCSSSSLTSELFGSRENPSSPSSSGILGSIFPPPSKVLGRESVRQETVTGGCWNEKTSKTGGNVDRNREQQENHGSGYQQDQRVQPCHLSSSIYYGGPDVYFQPQNSTSNSTVIIKSRNLVYVAT; this is encoded by the exons ATggaaggaagaaagaagaaagcttcgTCTTCCtctccttgttcttcttcctcgttaACCTCTGAGCTTTTTGGTTCCAGAGAAAacccttcttctccttcctcttctgGTATTCTCGGATCCATTTTTCCTCCTCCTTCTAAG GTTTTGGGAAGAGAATCTGTGCGACAAGAGACTGTGACTGGTGGTTGCTGGAACGAGAAAACCTCCAAGACTGGTG GTAATGTTGATAGAAACAGGGAACAACAGGAGAATCATGGTTCAGGTTATCAGCAGGATCAGAGAGTACAACCCTGTCATCTGAGTTCTTCCATCTATTACGGTGGTCCTGATGTTTATTTCCAGCCTCAAAATTCCACCAGCAACTCTACGGTAATCATTAAGTCTAGAAACTTGGTATATGTAGCTACCTGA
- the ROPGEF7 gene encoding RHO guanyl-nucleotide exchange factor 7 (RHO guanyl-nucleotide exchange factor 7 (ROPGEF7); CONTAINS InterPro DOMAIN/s: Rop nucleotide exchanger, PRONE (InterPro:IPR005512); BEST Arabidopsis thaliana protein match is: ROP guanine nucleotide exchange factor 5 (TAIR:AT5G05940.1); Has 310 Blast hits to 307 proteins in 17 species: Archae - 0; Bacteria - 0; Metazoa - 0; Fungi - 0; Plants - 308; Viruses - 0; Other Eukaryotes - 2 (source: NCBI BLink).): MDGSSENLPEVEEKGRESSCCSSETTRQEEEEQSPSCTEDFTASPVSSRWSVKNIDGEKKKIRSDSRVSEVEMMKERFSKLLLGEDMSGSGNGVCTALAISNAITNLCATLFGQLWRLEPLPTEKKEMWRREMEWLLCVSDHIVEMTPTWQTFPDGTKLEIMTCRPRSDLYVNLPALRKLDNMLLEILDSFEETEFWYVDQGIMAHESAADGSSSFRKSFQRQEDKWWLPVPRVSPGGLQENSRKQLQHKRDCTNQILKAAMAINSITLADMEIPESYLESLPRKGRSCLGDLIYRYISSDQFSPECLLDCLDLSSEHQAIEIANRVESSIYLWHKRTNSKPATNTKTSWEMVKELMVDADKLELMADRAESLLLSLKQRFPGLPQTALDMSKIQYNKDIGKSILESYSRVLESLAFNIVARIDDLLFVDDLTRHSSDQIPTTLGNNGNDAPKSIAVPVSNYTTPSYSPSKQELRSSITVPPSPSRFKIPHSSSVKRVLTAYVTKNEPRLKNLPLERSSRSSSSERLSLEKCMKESLNVSNLDPGI; this comes from the exons ATGGATGGTTCGTCGGAAAATTTGCCAGAAGTGGAAGAGAAAGGTAGAGAAAGCAGTTGCTGCAGCTCGGAAACAACCAgacaagaggaggaagaacAAAGCCCTAGCTGTACGGAGGATTTCACGGCTTCTCCGGTTTCATCTCGTTGGTCTGTGAAGAACATcgatggagagaagaagaagattcgtTCGGATTCAAGAGTTTCAG AGGTTGAGATGATGAAGGAAAGATTTTCGAAACTGCTGCTTGGAGAAGATATGTCAGGTTCTGGAAATGGTGTCTGTACAGCTTTAGCTATCTCAAACGCAATCACTAATCTTTGTG CTACCTTGTTTGGACAACTATGGAGGTTAGAACCACTGCctacagagaagaaagagatgtgGAGAAGAGAAATGGAATGGCTTCTCTGTGTCAGTGATCACATTGTAGAGATGACTCCTACTTGGCAAACATTTCCTGATGGAACCAAACTTGAG ATAATGACTTGCAGACCAAGATCAGATCTTTATGTTAACCTCCCAGCTCTCAGGAAACTAGATAACATGCTTCTT GAGATATTAGATAGTTTTGAGGAGACAGAGTTTTGGTATGTTGACCAAGGAATCATGGCACACGAATCAGCAGCGGACGGATCATCTTCTTTCCGAAAATCTTTTCAGAGACAAGAAGACAAATGGTGGCTTCCTGTTCCACGGGTTTCACCAGGAGGTTTACAAGAAAACTCAAGAAAACAGTTGCAGCATAAACGCGACTGTACTAATCAGATATTAAAAGCTGCTATGGCCATCAACAGTATCACACTCGCTGACATGGAAATCCCTGAATCATACCTTGAATCTCTTCCGCGG AAAGGGAGATCTTGCCTTGGTGACTTAATCTACAGATACATTTCATCGGATCAATTTTCACCTGAATGTCTTCTTGATTGCCTTGACTTATCCTCTGAACATCAAGCCATAGAGATAGCTAACCGAGTCGAGTCATCGATCTATCTATGGCACAAAAGAACTAATTCCAAACCAGCTACTAATACCAAAACGTCGTGGGAAATGGTGAAAGAACTAATGGTTGATGCAGATAAGCTAGAGCTAATGGCGGATCGAGCTGAAAGTTTATTGCTTTCTTTAAAACAACGATTCCCAGGTCTTCCTCAAACCGCTCTAGACATGAGCAAAATCCAATACAACAAG gaCATCGGGAAATCGATTCTGGAAAGCTATTCAAGAGTTCTAGAGAGCTTAGCATTCAACATTGTTGCACGCATCGATGATTTGCTCTTTGTTGATGATCTTACAAGACATTCATCGGATCAGATTCCTACAACATTAGGCAACAACGGGAATGACGCTCCTAAGAGCATTGCAGTGCCGGTTTCAAACTACACAACTCCGAGCTACTCGCCTTCAAAACAGGAGCTTCGATCATCAATTACAGTTCCACCATCTCCCTCCCGGTTCAAGATTCCTCACAGTAGCAGTGTTAAAAGGGTTTTGACAGCTTATGTAACAAAGAACGAACCAAGACTGAAGAATCTTCCTTTAGAAAGATCGAGCCGTTCTTCGTCGAGTGAGAGATTGTCTCTGGAGAAATGCATGAAGGAGTCGTTGAATGTATCGAACCTTGATCCTGGGATTTGA
- the SIS gene encoding E3 ubiquitin-protein ligase RLIM-like protein (unknown protein; FUNCTIONS IN: molecular_function unknown; INVOLVED IN: biological_process unknown; LOCATED IN: chloroplast; EXPRESSED IN: 13 plant structures; EXPRESSED DURING: 6 growth stages; BEST Arabidopsis thaliana protein match is: unknown protein (TAIR:AT5G59080.1); Has 77 Blast hits to 77 proteins in 14 species: Archae - 0; Bacteria - 0; Metazoa - 0; Fungi - 0; Plants - 77; Viruses - 0; Other Eukaryotes - 0 (source: NCBI BLink).): protein MEGRKKKASSSSPCSSSSLTSELFGSRENPSSPSSSGILGSIFPPPSKVLGRESVRQETVTGGCWNEKTSKTGGNVDRNREQQENHGSGYQQDQRVQPCHLSSSIYYGGPDVYFQPQNSTSNSTNKKDGGEDDSGSASRGNWWQGSLYY, encoded by the exons ATggaaggaagaaagaagaaagcttcgTCTTCCtctccttgttcttcttcctcgttaACCTCTGAGCTTTTTGGTTCCAGAGAAAacccttcttctccttcctcttctgGTATTCTCGGATCCATTTTTCCTCCTCCTTCTAAG GTTTTGGGAAGAGAATCTGTGCGACAAGAGACTGTGACTGGTGGTTGCTGGAACGAGAAAACCTCCAAGACTGGTG GTAATGTTGATAGAAACAGGGAACAACAGGAGAATCATGGTTCAGGTTATCAGCAGGATCAGAGAGTACAACCCTGTCATCTGAGTTCTTCCATCTATTACGGTGGTCCTGATGTTTATTTCCAGCCTCAAAATTCCACCAGCAACTCTACG aacaagaaagatgGAGGCGAAGATGATTCCGGAAGTGCCTCAAGAGGAAATTGGTGGCAAG GGTCTCTGTATTACTAA